In Glycine max cultivar Williams 82 chromosome 7, Glycine_max_v4.0, whole genome shotgun sequence, a single window of DNA contains:
- the LOC102666234 gene encoding putative F-box protein At1g67623: protein MADLRVKKGSNKKHGSVSVTTIKSLPKELQVEIFAKVATRSIFDHCMIKLCCKEFLHAAEDDYVYRHASMENFALVPLPWFTGNKESSFLKRCRESGNSEILYREGMLQYFTSSRVELGLKNLKEAALEGHDDAKYVYCMLLMCGEDEGQRKQGFDLFCSLKESTSVIRCRKRVKSFVRSMWLKNKPNGKSSFCGSGTCDSERQKQLSKRWSSFEDKDGGISCQRCGADHELGFFCNMFGV from the coding sequence ATGGCTGATTTAAGAGTTAAGAAAGGAAGCAACAAGAAGCATGGATCTGTGTCTGTCACCACCATCAAATCTCTTCCGAAGGAGTTGCAAGTGGAGATTTTTGCCAAGGTGGCCACTCGCTCCATATTTGACCACTGCATGATAAAACTATGTTGCAAAGAATTTCTTCACGCCGCCGAGGATGATTACGTGTACCGTCACGCCTCCATGGAGAATTTTGCGTTGGTGCCGCTGCCATGGTTCACTGGCAATAAAGAATCCTCCTTTCTGAAGCGTTGCAGGGAGAGCGGTAACTCGGAGATTTTGTACCGTGAAGGAATGCTTCAATATTTCACTTCTTCAAGGGTAGAATTGGGTCTCAAGAATTTGAAAGAGGCGGCGCTGGAGGGTCACGATGATGCCAAATATGTTTATTGCATGCTTTTGATGTGTGGTGAAGATGAAGGACAAAGAAAGCAAGgttttgatctcttttgttccttGAAAGAGTCCACGTCTGTTATCAGATGCAGAAAGAGGGTCAAATCTTTTGTTCGAAGCATGTGGCTGAAAAATAAGCCAAATGGCAAGTCATCTTTCTGCGGTTCTGGTACGTGCGATAGTGAGAGACAGAAGCAGCTTTCAAAAAGATGGTCGTCTTTTGAGGATAAAGATGGTGGTATTTCATGCCAACGCTGCGGTGCTGATCATGAACTTGGTTTCTTTTGCAACATGTTTGGAGTCTAA
- the LOC100781401 gene encoding uncharacterized protein isoform X2 gives MELGLMDKNPTKLEHFDDMWRLESTATLLSHLKGDDGRHVLTLDRTIFYPQGGGQPADTGFVLIHGFDNNKFLVSDVRSKDGIVFHYGFFENLGGEFEPTLEKGKEVSLFVDQPRRKLNSRLHSAGHLLDICLPRIGLGNLEPSKAYHFPDGPWVEYKGTISQNEMQSKQKDLELEANALISMGGKVSVDILPYDEAAKLCGGCLPDYVPKESTPRIVRIRDNPGCPCGGTHVADISDIKQIKVSQIRSKKGLTKVYYYVES, from the exons ATGGAGCTAGGCCTCATGGATAAGAATCCAACGAAGCTGGAACACTTTGATGACATGTGGAGGCTCGAATCCACTGCCACACTATTATCTCACTTGAAG GGGGATGATGGTCGACATGTCTTGACATTGGATCGTACAATATTCTATCCGCAAGGTGGTGGTCAACCTGCGGATACTGGCTTTGTACTCATTCATGGCTTTGATAACAACAAATTTCTGGTTTCTGATGTTCGGTCCAAAGATGGAATT GTTTTTCACTATGGTTTCTTTGAGAACCTGGGCGGGGAATTTGAGCCTACACTCGAGAAAGGGAAGGAGGTTTCACTCTTTGTTGATCAGCCCAGGCGAAAACTCAACTCCAG ATTGCATTCAGCAGGACATTTGCTTGATATTTGTTTGCCAAGAATAGGATTGGGAAATTTAGAGCCTAGCAAAGCCTACCATTTTCCTGATGG GCCTTGGGTTGAATACAAAGGTACAATTTCACAAAATGAAATGCAGAGTAAGCAAAAGGATTTAGAGCTGGAGGCCAATGCATTAatttccatgggaggaaaa GTTTCTGTTGATATATTACCATATGATGAAGCTGCTAAGCTTTGTGGTGGGTGTCTTCCTGATTATGTTCCCAAG GAAAGCACACCTCGCATTGTGAGGATAAGAGATAATCCTGGCTGCCCCTGTGGTGGTACTCACGTTGCTGACATTTCAGACATCAAACAAATTAAG GTTTCTCAAATTCGCTCAAAGAAGGGGCTGACAAAAGTCTATTACTATGTTGAATCCTAG
- the LOC100781401 gene encoding uncharacterized protein isoform X1: MELGLMDKNPTKLEHFDDMWRLESTATLLSHLKGDDGRHVLTLDRTIFYPQGGGQPADTGFVLIHGFDNNKFLVSDVRSKDGIVFHYGFFENLGGEFEPTLEKGKEVSLFVDQPRRKLNSRFKFLQTMKFFNLFSSMCDYYTVYKKNFNSASVNLILFWFFHLCRLHSAGHLLDICLPRIGLGNLEPSKAYHFPDGPWVEYKGTISQNEMQSKQKDLELEANALISMGGKVSVDILPYDEAAKLCGGCLPDYVPKESTPRIVRIRDNPGCPCGGTHVADISDIKQIKVSQIRSKKGLTKVYYYVES, encoded by the exons ATGGAGCTAGGCCTCATGGATAAGAATCCAACGAAGCTGGAACACTTTGATGACATGTGGAGGCTCGAATCCACTGCCACACTATTATCTCACTTGAAG GGGGATGATGGTCGACATGTCTTGACATTGGATCGTACAATATTCTATCCGCAAGGTGGTGGTCAACCTGCGGATACTGGCTTTGTACTCATTCATGGCTTTGATAACAACAAATTTCTGGTTTCTGATGTTCGGTCCAAAGATGGAATT GTTTTTCACTATGGTTTCTTTGAGAACCTGGGCGGGGAATTTGAGCCTACACTCGAGAAAGGGAAGGAGGTTTCACTCTTTGTTGATCAGCCCAGGCGAAAACTCAACTCCAGGTTTAAATTTTTGCAGACCATGAAATTCTTCAATCTTTTCTCTTCAATGTGTGATTACTACACcgtttataagaaaaattttaattctGCTTCTGTAAATCtaattcttttttggttttttcattTGTGTAGATTGCATTCAGCAGGACATTTGCTTGATATTTGTTTGCCAAGAATAGGATTGGGAAATTTAGAGCCTAGCAAAGCCTACCATTTTCCTGATGG GCCTTGGGTTGAATACAAAGGTACAATTTCACAAAATGAAATGCAGAGTAAGCAAAAGGATTTAGAGCTGGAGGCCAATGCATTAatttccatgggaggaaaa GTTTCTGTTGATATATTACCATATGATGAAGCTGCTAAGCTTTGTGGTGGGTGTCTTCCTGATTATGTTCCCAAG GAAAGCACACCTCGCATTGTGAGGATAAGAGATAATCCTGGCTGCCCCTGTGGTGGTACTCACGTTGCTGACATTTCAGACATCAAACAAATTAAG GTTTCTCAAATTCGCTCAAAGAAGGGGCTGACAAAAGTCTATTACTATGTTGAATCCTAG
- the LOC100808304 gene encoding probable protein phosphatase 2C 40 produces MYIAYILGVEANVAVHIWVNMLNSEGDLKISFGYKCNSDRGIPCEVASGCKILPGVRRTSSFSCFSGAALSANATLANTNICNGKIGEEILPSWDSPNSFRKVTSSPSLSKLDILSSSLPNSLSYLSCSPSTTSDILEYDSCTLKSMSDPSRSEGFLNAKEVQVAGGAAGEDRVQAVCSEENGWLFCAIYDGFNGRDAADFLAGTLYDTIISYFNKLIWELEPGSVKAYDDGCLGGSLQYKLDDSLIYHEDQSLSRFKGINDSNHGCFAKCSPSTKSEVSCDSFSYGVLDILERSISQAENDFLYMVEQEMEERPDLVSIGSCVLLVLLHGNDLYTLNLGDSRAVLATCTTVDRMDKRERLEAIQLTDNHTVDNEVERARLLADHPDDPKIVIGGKVKGKLKVTRAFGVGYLKKKNLNDALMGILRVRDLKSPPYISTQPSLNVHRISNSDQFVIVGSDGLFDFFSNDEAVKLVESYILSNPFGDPAKFLIEQLVARAADSAGLSMEELMNIPAGRRRKYHDDVTVIVIMLGMNQRTSKASTCI; encoded by the exons ATGTATATTGCTTACATTCTTGGGGTTGAAGCTAATGTTGCTGTGCATATTTG GGTAAACATGCTTAATTCTGAAGgagatttaaaaataagttttggcTATAAATGCAATAGCGATAGAGGTATTCCTTGTGAAGTTGCCAGTGGCTGCAAAATCCTTCCTGGAGTACGTAGAACAAGCAGTTTCTCCTGCTTTTCAGGTGCAGCCTTAAGTGCAAATGCTACATTAGCAAACACAAACATCTGCAATGGTAAGATAGGAGAAGAAATCCTTCCAAGTTGGGATTCTCCTAATTCATTTCGAAAAGTAACCTCTTCACCAAGTCTTTCAAAGTTGGACATACTATCATCCTCCCTCCCAAATAGTCTGTC tTACCTTAGCTGCAGTCCTTCTACTACAAGTGATATCCTTGAATATGACTCTTGCACATTAAAATCCATGAGTGATCCTTCCAGAAGTGAAGGTTTTCTTAATGCTAAGGAAGTCCAAGTAGCAGGAGGAGCTGCTGGTGAAGATAGAGTTCAAGCAGTTTGTTCTGAAGAAAATGGGTGGCTCTTCTGTGCAATATATGACGGCTTTAATGGAAGAGATGCAGCTGACTTTCTGGCTGGTACCCTGTATGACACCATCATATCTTACTTTAACAAGTTAATTTGGGAATTGGAGCCGGGTTCCGTCAAAGCTTACGATGATGGATGCTTGGGTGGATCCCTGCAATATAAGTTGGATGATAGTCTTATTTATCACGAGGATCAATCTCTGTCAAGATTTAAGGGAATAAACGATTCTAATCATGGTTGTTTTGCAAAGTGTAGTCCATCTACTAAGTCAGAAGTATCATGTGATTCATTTTCATATGGGGTACTTGATATCCTTGAACGTTCTATTAGTCAGGCTGAGAATGACTTCTTGTACATGGTTGAGCAGGAAATGGAGGAACGTCCTGATTTAGTTTCTATTGGATCTTGTGTTTTACTTGTGCTTCTTCACGGCAATGATTTGTATACCCTTAATCTAGGTGACAGCAGAGCAGTATTGGCAACATGCACTACAGTTGATCGAATGGATAAGAGAGAGAGACTCGAGGCTATACAGCTTACAGATAATCATACTGTTGATAATGAAGTTGAAAGAGCTAGACTTCTGGCTGATCATCCTGATGATCCCAAGATCGTTATAGGAGGAAAAGTGAAAGGTAAATTGAAGGTTACTCGAGCTTTTGGAGTTGGCTACTTGAAAAAG AAAAATCTGAATGATGCTTTGATGGGAATCCTTCGAGTTCGGGATCTTAAAAGCCCACCATACATATCCACGCAACCATCATTGAATGTCCATAGAATTTCAAATTCCGATCAATTTGTTATAGTAGGGAGTGATGGTTTATTTGACTTCTTCAGCAATGATGAGGCAGTAAAGCTTGTGGAGTCTTATATCTTGAGCAATCCTTTTGGTGATCCAGCAAAGTTTCTCATAGAGCAGCTTGTAGCTAGAGCAGCTGATTCTGCCG GTCTTAGCATGGAAGAGTTGATGAATATTCCAGCTGGGAGGAGAAGGAAGTACCATGACGACGTGACCGTAATTGTAATCATGCTTGGGATGAATCAGCGTACTTCAAAGGCATCAACTTGCATTTAA
- the LOC100781401 gene encoding uncharacterized protein LOC100781401 (The RefSeq protein has 2 substitutions compared to this genomic sequence): MELGLMDKNPTKLEHFDDMWRLESTATLLSHLKGDDGRHVLTLDRTIFYPQGGGQPADTGFVLIHGFDNNKFLVSDVRSKDGIVFHYGFFENLGGEFEPTLEKGKEVSLFVDQPRRKLNSRLHSAGHLLDICLPRIGLGNLEPGKAYHFPDGPWVEYKGTISQNEMQSKQKDLELEANALISMGGKVSVDILPYDEAAKLCGGCLPDYVPKESTPRIVRIRDNPGCPCGGTHVADISDIKQIKVSQIRSKKGLTKAYYYVES, encoded by the exons ATGGAGCTAGGCCTCATGGATAAGAATCCAACGAAGCTGGAACACTTTGATGACATGTGGAGGCTCGAATCCACTGCCACACTATTATCTCACTTGAAG GGGGATGATGGTCGACATGTCTTGACATTGGATCGTACAATATTCTATCCGCAAGGTGGTGGTCAACCTGCGGATACTGGCTTTGTACTCATTCATGGCTTTGATAACAACAAATTTCTGGTTTCTGATGTTCGGTCCAAAGATGGAATT GTTTTTCACTATGGTTTCTTTGAGAACCTGGGCGGGGAATTTGAGCCTACACTCGAGAAAGGGAAGGAGGTTTCACTCTTTGTTGATCAGCCCAGGCGAAAACTCAACTCCAG ATTGCATTCAGCAGGACATTTGCTTGATATTTGTTTGCCAAGAATAGGATTGGGAAATTTAGAGCCTAGCAAAGCCTACCATTTTCCTGATGG GCCTTGGGTTGAATACAAAGGTACAATTTCACAAAATGAAATGCAGAGTAAGCAAAAGGATTTAGAGCTGGAGGCCAATGCATTAatttccatgggaggaaaa GTTTCTGTTGATATATTACCATATGATGAAGCTGCTAAGCTTTGTGGTGGGTGTCTTCCTGATTATGTTCCCAAG GAAAGCACACCTCGCATTGTGAGGATAAGAGATAATCCTGGCTGCCCCTGTGGTGGTACTCACGTTGCTGACATTTCAGACATCAAACAAATTAAG GTTTCTCAAATTCGCTCAAAGAAGGGGCTGACAAAAGTCTATTACTATGTTGAATCCTAG